One part of the Marinobacter sp. MDS2 genome encodes these proteins:
- a CDS encoding DUF3883 domain-containing protein: MPRANHWSDKEIALTVADYMKMLTLELAGQRYNKSSHRRELLKKLNGRSDTAVELKHQNISAVLRDLNCFWIPGYKPRGHYQQALAVYVEDWINSHSDFDHASQAAVQQPAFVPSGVEFSNLLVQAPEPALKVQEPRPTYTPNRVASKRDYLAQEARNSALGYAGELLAMEYEEYRLRSAGQKTLADRIEHVAKSQGDGLGYDILSFETSGEERFIEVKTTAFAKETPFYASRNEVSFSEDFSDQFHLYRLFEFRKSPKLFSLKGTISDHCHMDPVNYLCKLF; the protein is encoded by the coding sequence ATGCCCCGGGCAAATCATTGGAGCGACAAGGAAATTGCACTAACCGTTGCCGACTACATGAAGATGCTAACGCTTGAACTTGCAGGCCAGCGGTACAATAAGAGCTCTCACCGAAGGGAGTTACTTAAAAAACTAAACGGACGAAGTGATACCGCTGTTGAGCTCAAACATCAGAATATCAGCGCAGTTCTTCGTGACCTGAACTGTTTCTGGATACCAGGCTACAAACCTCGCGGCCATTACCAGCAAGCTTTAGCGGTATATGTTGAAGACTGGATTAATTCACACTCTGATTTCGACCACGCTTCCCAAGCTGCTGTCCAGCAGCCAGCCTTTGTTCCGAGCGGCGTTGAGTTTTCTAATCTTTTGGTTCAGGCACCCGAACCCGCGCTAAAGGTTCAAGAGCCACGCCCCACCTACACTCCTAATCGTGTTGCCTCAAAAAGAGATTACCTTGCCCAAGAAGCCCGAAATTCTGCACTGGGCTACGCAGGAGAGCTGCTGGCGATGGAATACGAAGAATATCGACTAAGATCCGCGGGGCAAAAGACGCTAGCTGACCGCATTGAGCATGTTGCAAAATCTCAAGGGGACGGGCTTGGGTACGATATCCTGTCATTTGAAACATCTGGAGAGGAAAGATTCATTGAGGTGAAGACGACCGCTTTCGCTAAAGAAACCCCTTTTTATGCTTCCCGAAACGAAGTCTCATTCTCGGAGGATTTTAGTGATCAGTTTCACCTCTATCGGCTATTTGAGTTTCGAAAATCACCCAAGCTGTTTTCTTTAAAGGGAACCATTAGCGACCACTGCCACATGGATCCAGTAAACTATCTCTGTAAGCTATTCTGA